From Thermodesulfobacteriota bacterium:
CTACGAATACATGATCGGGTATCTCGACCTCCTCGGCGCACTCGGAGCAAACCTTCCTCGCGAGCCTCTGGGCGATGATCACGTTACAGGCCGAAGAGATGAGAAACGGCTCTATGCCCATATTGAGCAGCCTGCTCACGGTCGAGGGCGCGTCGTTCGTGTGCAGCGTCGAGAGCACAAGGTGGCCGGTCAATGCCGCCTTAACGGCTATCTCCCCCGTCTCGTAGTCCCTTATCTCACCGACCATTATTATGTCGGGGTCCTGCCTGAGGAAGCTCCTCAAAGCCGCGGCGAAGGTGAGCCCTATGTCCTCGTGCATCTGCACCTGGTTTATGCCCATCAGGTTGAACTCGACCGGGTCCTCGGCCGTGGAGATGTTCTCGCTTATCTTATTCAAGTCGGAAAGGGCCGAGTAAAGGGTTGTGGTCTTACCGCTCCCGGTGGGGCCGGTGACGAGCACTATCCCCCAGGGCTTGTGGATGCACTCCTGGAAGTCGTCGAGTGCTTTCCGCTCGAAGCCGAGCTTGGTCATGTCCAGCTGCAGGTTGCTCTTGTCCAGGAGCCTCAAGACGACCTTCTCGCCGAAGAGTGTCGGGAGCACGGAGACCCTGTAGTCCATCTCCTTGCCCTTGCCAAGTTTAAGTTTTATCCTGCCGTCCTGGGGGAGCCGCCTCTCGGCTATGTCGAGTTGGCTCATTATCTTTATCCTGGAGACGATGGCGTTCTTCAGCTTCAGTGGGGGCTTCATAACCTCCTGGAGCACGCCGTCGATACGGTACCTCACCCGGAAGGACTTCTCGTAGGGCTCTATATGTATGTCGCTCGTATTCTTTTTTATTGCGTCGGTGAGGATGAGGTTCACGAGCTTGACGACCGGAGCGTCCTCGACCGCCTTCTTAAGGTCGCCGAGGTCGACCTCCTCCTCGTCCTGGACTATCTCCATATCCTCGTCGTCGAACTCGGTCAGGACGTCCCCGAGCTCCATCTCCTCCTCCGCCTCCTCGTAGAGCCCCTCTATCGCCGCCTTTATACCCTCCTCGGAGGCCACGACCGACTCCACGTTATATCCGGTCAGGAACTTTATGTCGTCTATGGCGAAGATGTTGGAAGGGTCCGCCATTGCCAGGACCAGCGTGGCGCCCTCCCTGCTTATGGGCAGGACCTTGTACTTCTTGGCAACGTCCTCGGGGATAAGCTTGGCGACCTCCGCGTCCAACTCCTCGGAAACGATCTCGACCGTGCCTATGCCGTACTGCTTGCCCAGGAACTCGGTCAGGTCTTTATCGCTTATGAAACCGAGCGTTATAAGGTTGGCGCCTAGCTTGCCGCCGCCCATCTTCTGCTCATCAAGCGCCTTCTCAAGCTGCTCCTGGGTTATGAGCCCATCCTTTACCAGAAGCTCACCTATTCTCTCAGCCATATAATCTTAATCTCCGTTTGGTTCATTGTCGGGGGATGGTGACAAAAATTGTCAATTCATATTATATAAAAAATCCGATTTTTGTGTCAAGCTAATTATAAGACCTGAATTATAGCAAAGTGGTTTGACAACCAATTAATATTAAGGTATTTTAGTGTTGCCGCACGGTTAACGCCATACGAGGCCCGATACAGAACTGGTATCCCGTGCCCCGGCGAACGTCATGAAATTGCAACACCCCTTCGGCAGGCTCAGGACATGCCTCAGGGTGTTGCACGCAGATTGCGGCATGACCGCCCGGGGGCAGTTCCCGGAAGGCTCTTCCGGTGGACCGACTACCCGTAAGGGGAGTCCGCCACGAGCCGTATCCGAGCCACTACTAACTCAGAGTAGCCATGCACCTCGCCGACACCCTAATACTCATATTGGCCGTCGCGGCCCTCCTGCTCTTTTTCACGGTAACCTTCATGAGCGTACGGTGGAAGGAAAAACTTTTGAGCAAAGAGGGTTTCAAGAGGTTTAACGAGAACATCGGGCTCTTCAAGGCGGGCATCTACAGCGGCATCGCGCTCTACCTCGTATTCGTCGCGGAGCACACCCTTGAGACGTTTACGGTGTTCTTCGAACCCTACCCCTGGGTGTATACGCTGGAGACGGCCATACACGCGGTCCTGGTCTTACTGCTCTTGACCTCTCTCTGCATTACCCTGCATCTCGGAAGAAAAATACTCAGGAGAGACTGATGCCGCTCGACAAGCTATTCTCCCTTGGAACGCTTATCATTATACTCCTGGGCACCTGCGGGCTCCTGCCCATACTCTTTTTTGTAAGGCTCAGGCTCATCGAGGAGGCCTACAGGGGACTCTACAGGGCCTGGATGCTCGCGCTCTTCTCCCTCGGCTTCGTCGTCGCCTCCATACCGGTGGAGATACTGTATCAGCCGTATCACCACCTCTTATACCTTCCGGCCATCTGTTTATTTATCTGGTCGGCGGTGGTCCTGGCAAAGAACACCGTCTCGGAGTACGTTCTTGTAAAGACGTCGGCGGACCTCGAAGAGAAGGTCGCGGAGAAGACAAGGAACATGGAGGTTGCATACCATGCGCTCCAGGGGTTGTACGCGGAGCCTTCCACCGCCAGGATCCTGCCCCACCTCCTCGAGCACGCCATGAGTATAACCGGGGCGAGGTACGGGGCCACCGGTGTCGTAGACAAAGACGGCAACTTGAAGGAGTTCAGCCCCAGGGGGTTCTCGGAAGCCGTAATAGAAAATATCGGACGCATGCCCCGGGGAAAGGGGCTGCTCGGGTTCGTTGTGGAAGAGAAGAAGGTCGTAAGGACGGACGACATCGGCTCACACCCGCACTCGTGCGGCTTTCCCCCCAACCACCCACCCATGAAGACGTTCCTCGGGGTCCCCCTTATAGGCTCAGACGGCGACTCCCTCGGCTTCTTCTACCTGACGGACAAAGACGGGGGGACCCCCTTCACGGGAGAGGACGAGGAACTCATGAAGACACTCGCGGCCGGGGCCGTGGGGGCCATGGAGAGGCTCGCGCTATACGTGGACGTAGAGAGGGCCAAGGGGGAATGGGAAGGCACCTTCGATGCCATGAGGGAGATAGTGATCATAACGGACGCGGACTCGAAGATACTCAGGGCGAACAAAGCCGCCTCAAGGAGGCTGAACGTCCACATACGGGACATAACCGGCAAGTCCTGCTCCGAGCTCTTCGGAGGGGACTGGCTCCGGAGCCTCGTCACCAAGACCGTGGAGACGAAGGAGCCCCGCGGGTTAAAAGTGGATATCCCTGTCATGGGGGGTTCCTTCTGGATTACCACTACACCGCTCCGGCTCGATGAGAGCGGCGGGGTGGCCGCGCTCCTTTTCGTCATGACGGACGTAACGTCCCTGGAAGAAGTCACCAGACTGGAAGAGGAGACGAAGAGGCTCGAGGAGGTAAACAGGTTCAAGAGCCGGCTCATATCCATAGCCTCGCACGAGCTGCGCAACCCGCTGACCTCCATCCACGGGTATGTGGACCTCCTCGTCTCCAGGACGGTGGACGAGGATACCAGGAAGAAGTGGCTCTCCGTAATCCACACCGAGACCACACGGCTGAACAGGTTCATAGGCGAGATGCTGGAACTCTCGAGGATAGACGCCAACAGGGTCTCTCTTAATAAAGAGCCCCTGGACGTGGACGCCATTATCCGCGAGATAGTGGAGCCCTTAATATACCGCTACGAGAAGCACGATATAGAGGTGGACTCGGCCTCCCCCCTCCCCCCCGTATATGCCGACAGAGAAAAAATATTTAATATTGTTGCAAACCTGATGGAAAATGCCGTAAAATACTCCCCTGACGGCGGCAAGGTGGTTGTGCGGGTGGCGCAGGCCGGGGACGAACTGCTTATAAGCGTTACGGACGAAGGGGTCGGCGTACCCGCCGAGGACAGGGAAAAGGTATTCGAGGCCTTCTACAAGGTGGACAGCCACAGGGGGCTGGGGTTTGAAGAGGGCAGCGGCATAGGGCTCTCGGTATGCAAGGCCTTCGTTGAACTACACGGCGGCAGAATATGGGTGGAAAGCGAGGAGGGGAAGGGAAGCACCTTCATCTTTACCCTCCCCCTTGCGGGGAGTGCCGCGCTTAAGGAGGATGAATGAAAAAGATACTTATAGTAGATGACGAGGACCACATAAGAGCGCTCGTATCCGCCACCATAGGGATCGGCACCTATGAAGTATTCGAGGCTAAAAACGGGGACGAGGCGATCGAGGTGGCCCGGAGGGAAAAGCCCGATCTTATATTCCTCGACATAGGCATGCCGCGCATGGACGGCTTCGAGGTATGCAGGCGGCTCAGGGAGGACCCCGTTACAAGCTCCGCGCACATCACCATACTCACCGCCTACGGGCAGGACGAGGACAAGAAGAGAAGCACCGAGGTCGGAGCGGACGACTACT
This genomic window contains:
- the pilB gene encoding type IV-A pilus assembly ATPase PilB gives rise to the protein MAERIGELLVKDGLITQEQLEKALDEQKMGGGKLGANLITLGFISDKDLTEFLGKQYGIGTVEIVSEELDAEVAKLIPEDVAKKYKVLPISREGATLVLAMADPSNIFAIDDIKFLTGYNVESVVASEEGIKAAIEGLYEEAEEEMELGDVLTEFDDEDMEIVQDEEEVDLGDLKKAVEDAPVVKLVNLILTDAIKKNTSDIHIEPYEKSFRVRYRIDGVLQEVMKPPLKLKNAIVSRIKIMSQLDIAERRLPQDGRIKLKLGKGKEMDYRVSVLPTLFGEKVVLRLLDKSNLQLDMTKLGFERKALDDFQECIHKPWGIVLVTGPTGSGKTTTLYSALSDLNKISENISTAEDPVEFNLMGINQVQMHEDIGLTFAAALRSFLRQDPDIIMVGEIRDYETGEIAVKAALTGHLVLSTLHTNDAPSTVSRLLNMGIEPFLISSACNVIIAQRLARKVCSECAEEVEIPDHVFVDLGLSAGDSKGITEQKGKGCAVCGGTGYKGRIALYEVMPFTERIKDMVLNGASTAELKRTMIKDGVNSLRMSGINKVKEGVTTVEEILRVTMAD
- a CDS encoding ATP-binding protein, translating into MPLDKLFSLGTLIIILLGTCGLLPILFFVRLRLIEEAYRGLYRAWMLALFSLGFVVASIPVEILYQPYHHLLYLPAICLFIWSAVVLAKNTVSEYVLVKTSADLEEKVAEKTRNMEVAYHALQGLYAEPSTARILPHLLEHAMSITGARYGATGVVDKDGNLKEFSPRGFSEAVIENIGRMPRGKGLLGFVVEEKKVVRTDDIGSHPHSCGFPPNHPPMKTFLGVPLIGSDGDSLGFFYLTDKDGGTPFTGEDEELMKTLAAGAVGAMERLALYVDVERAKGEWEGTFDAMREIVIITDADSKILRANKAASRRLNVHIRDITGKSCSELFGGDWLRSLVTKTVETKEPRGLKVDIPVMGGSFWITTTPLRLDESGGVAALLFVMTDVTSLEEVTRLEEETKRLEEVNRFKSRLISIASHELRNPLTSIHGYVDLLVSRTVDEDTRKKWLSVIHTETTRLNRFIGEMLELSRIDANRVSLNKEPLDVDAIIREIVEPLIYRYEKHDIEVDSASPLPPVYADREKIFNIVANLMENAVKYSPDGGKVVVRVAQAGDELLISVTDEGVGVPAEDREKVFEAFYKVDSHRGLGFEEGSGIGLSVCKAFVELHGGRIWVESEEGKGSTFIFTLPLAGSAALKEDE
- a CDS encoding response regulator codes for the protein MKKILIVDDEDHIRALVSATIGIGTYEVFEAKNGDEAIEVARREKPDLIFLDIGMPRMDGFEVCRRLREDPVTSSAHITILTAYGQDEDKKRSTEVGADDYFIKPFSPTALLDKVTDVLEKTG